AAGAAAAATGTGGATTATATTTTTAAGCGCGTGGGCATTTAACCGACAAAGCCAACTCCACAAAATCACATAACGCAAAAACTCCGGCGGGCACCGGAGTTTTTTATTGAAAATGAGAATTTTTACGGCGCAAATGCACTACAATGACATCCGGTACATCGTAGCAACAATTGTAGTAGCAATAATTCCTAAAATCGTCCATGCGTATAAAAATCCGACCATTCGCTTTGTTTCTTTTACATCGTCACTAATTGATTCAAGTTTTTGGTAAGTCAAATAATCCTTTGTTTCGAGCGTAGCGTTTGTCAACTTATTATTGTAAGTGATATTTTTCACATCGGCCATCTCATAAGTTTTAATTTCTTTGTTAGCCAAAATCCTGATGTGAGAATCGGTTTGGTCGACTAAAAATCCCGTGTACTGCCTGTTTTGATATGTGGTAATAGTCACTTCAATCTGTTTTTCGATCATACTTTCAATTGAAGTGGCACATGCCGATAAGCTCAGGGAAATAGCCAAAACTGCAATCCATTTTAAAACGGCATATTTTGTTCGGTAAGTCTTTCGCATATCTTGCGGGGTTTTGTTTTTTTGAGAAAAAGGGTTAAGAAATTTCCGTTTTTGTAACGCAAAAAGGGGTTTCCGAAAAAACCCCTTTTTGAAAATCAATGCTTAGTAACCGCTTAGTGGCGGAAATGGCGAGTGCCGGTAAAGACCATCGCGATGTTTCGTTCGTCGGCGGCGGCGATGACTTCCTCGTCGCGAATCGAGCCGCCCGGCTGAATCACGGCGGACGCGCCCGCTTCGGCAGCGGCGATTAAGCCGTCCGCAAACGGGAAAAATGCGTCGGATGCGACAACCGAATTTTTCAATTCAAGATTGACTTCGCCGGCTTTCCAGCGAGCAATTCTGGATGAATCCACGCGCGACATTTGCCCCGCGCCTACACCCACCGTCTGCATGTCTTTTGCATACACGATCGTGTTGGATTTCACGTGTTTGCAAATTTTCCAAGCAAAAAGCAAATCTTCAAGCTCCGCCTCTGTTGGTTGGCGTTTGGTAACAACTTTCAGCTCCTCTTTGGTCGCGGTTTTTGCGTCTTTATCCTGAACCAAAAGGCCGCAAACCGTAGAGCGGAATTCCAACGCGCTGCTTGGCAATGCTTTGAGCTGGCGAATCAAGCGGCGATCTTTTTTCTTCATCAAATACTCAAGCACGCCTTCTTCAAATTCCGGTGCAATCACAATTTCCGTAAAGATTTCGTTGATGGCTTTTGCCGTCGCCATGTCGAGCGGTCGATTGACGGCAATGATGCCGCCGAACGGCGCTTGTGTGTCGGTTGAAAACGCTTTGCGGTACGCAGTTTCCAGCGAGTCGGCTTGAGCGACGCCGCAAGGATTTGTGTGTTTGAAAATGGCAACAGTTGGTTCAGCGCCGCGAAATTCCTCAATCAAACCAGCGGCGGCGGAAATATCGAGCAAGTTGTTGTAGGAAAGCGATTTGCCATGAAGTTTCTCAAAAAACTCGTCGAAGCTCAAGTTTTGCTCGCCAACTTTCATCGCGTAAAATCCAGCTTTTTGGTGCGGATTTTCGCCATAGCGCATGTCGATTTCTTTGGTGAGCGAAACGGACAAATGGTTTGGCAGCACCGACTCGTCGGTTTGGGAGATTTTTTCAAGATAGTTGGAAATAGCGCCATCGTAGCGAGCGGTGAGCGCAAAAACTTTTTTGGCTAAATAAAGGCGGGTGGCTTCGGTGGTGGCGCCGTCGTTGGCACGCATTTCCTCAAGCACGCATTGGTAATCCGCTGCGTCGGTGATGACCGTCACGGATTTGTGGTTTTTTGCTGCGCTGCGAAGCATCGATGGGCCGCCAATATCGATATTTTCAATTGCATCGGCAAAGGTCACGTCGGGTTTTGCGACCGTAGCTTCGAACGGATATAAATTCACCGCGACAAGGTCAATGAAATTAATGTTATTTTCAGCCGCTTGTTTTTCGTGGTCGGAGTTGCCGCGAACGGCCAAAAGTCCGCCGTGAATCGCCGGATGCAAGGTTTTAACACGGCCATCCATAATTTCCGGGAATTTGGTGATTTCGGAAATCGATTTCGCCGCGATGCCCGCTTCGATTAATTTCTTTAGTGTGCCGCCGGTTGAAAAAATTTCAACGCCAAACTCGGCCAAAGATTTCGCAAAATCAATAATACCCGTCTTATCGGATACTGAAATAAGCGCTCTTTTTATTTTTCTTTCCGCCATTTACGAAGATTGGTTTATGATTTTCTTTATTTTTCAAAGACCCGAAATTTAAAACAATTTTAATATGAATCCTGAAAAAAAACGAATTGCGGTCTTTTGCTCCGGTGAAGGTACGAACTTTAAAGCATTGGTTAAAAGTGTTTCAGAGAAAGAATTAAACGCTGAAATTGTGCTTTGTCTTTCGAATCGATCAAACTGCGGCGCCATGAAGTTTGCGCGTGAAAACGGTATTGAGGCGCAGCATTTGTCCGAAAATCAATTTGAGAGCCACGAGGCGTTCTCGGATGCCATGCTGGACGAGCTGAAAAGCCGCGGCGTCGAGATTGTTTGTCTGGCCGGTTATTTAAAGAAAGTGCCAAAAAAAGTGGTGGAAGCCTATCCAAAACGAATGCTGAATATTCATCCGGCGCTCTTGCCGAAGTTTGGCGGCGAAGGCATGTATGGCATCAACGTGCATCGTGCGGTGATCGCAGCGGGCGAGGTGGAATCCGGCGCGACGGTGCATTTTGTGGATGAGGAATACGATTCCGGCGCAAATTTAATTCAAGAAATTGTGCCCGTTCAAAAAGATGACACGCCCGAAAGCCTTGCCAAAGCAGTGCTTTGCATCGAACATCAAATTTATCCAACCGCTTTGCAATTGCTTTTGAAGATGATCGAAGAAGAGGAATCGGTTTCATCCGAGTCGAAATGAGCGCCTGCTTCTGGATGGCAATTTTGAAATAAACGCGTGTAGCCGAGATGCTACACGTGTTTTTTTATTTTTGATAAAAAGAAGCTTTTGTCTTCCAACGCGAACGCTGTGTAACCTGCGAACTTTTCTTCGAGCAATTGCAACGGCTCCGCTGAAAAGCAAAATGATTTTCGCTAACAATTTTGAAAACGATTGTGCTAAAAGTCAATGAAATTTTTCACTCCATTCAAGGCGAATCGTCCAAAGCCGGTTGGCCGTGCGTATTTATTCGCCTGAGCGGCTGCGATTTGCGCTGTTCCTACTGCGACACGGGATACGCTTTTTTTGATGGCAAAGAATTCAGCCAAGAGGAGATTTTGGAGCAAGTCGCCTTTTATAAAACGCGCTTGGTAGAAATTACGGGCGGCGAACCGCTTTTGCAGCCAAATGTCTATCCGCTCATGACGGCGCTTTGCGAGGCGGGCTATGAGGTGTTGCTTGAAACGGGCGGTCATCACGATGTGGAAAAAGTAGATCCGCGTGTGTATAAAATCATCGATATCAAAACGCCAAGCTCCGAAATGAGTGAATGGAATTGTTATCGAAATCTTGAACTGAGCATTGCGGAGGCAAAATCGGGCGTATTGAAAACCGAGTTCAAAATAGTGCTTAGCAGCGAGGGCGATTACCGTTGGGCAAAAAATTTGATCGAACGCTACGACCTGGCGCGTTTTGTGCCAGTCATTTTTTCAGCGGCTTTTGGCGCGCTGCATCCAAGGCAAATTGCCGAATGGATTTTGGCCGATCATTTGCCTGTGCGATTGCAGCTGCAACTTCATAAATACATTTGGCCAGCCGATATGCGCGGCGTTTAACGCGCGAACTGACCGGCCAATCGTGCAAAGTATTTACTGCGATAGCACTTCGTTCAAAACTCGCCCGTCATACGGCGGGTGAACTTCGTTCGATAAGCGCAGAATATGGTGGAGCGTTGGCGCAATGTCCGCCGGCGTGCATTTTTCCGTGTAAGCGCCAGGCCTGATCTTTTTGCCAAAGAAAAATAGCGGCACGTGCGAATCGTAATCGTAAGGTGAGCCGTGTGTTGTGCCTGTTTGGCCGGCAAAAATCATGTAAGGTTTATAGATTAAGTACACATCGCCGCTGCGCTGTTTGTTGAAAGAGTGCGAGGCCATTCGTCCAAACTGCTCAGAGTTTCCAAGAATAAGTTCTGCTCTGGTAAAGGCGTGCGCCACAAAACTGAGCTTTTCAGCATTTTTGGCAACGAAATCTTCCATTTCTGCCGGAAACCATTCTTTTTCTTCGATAAGCTTGGTATTCAAATAAATCTCATTGCCTGAGAAATATTCAATCAAGTTGGGGTAGCGGCTTTCAACCAAAAACTTGAGCGAATCCAACACATCCTCTTCGCGAAGTCGCTTGCCGTTGTCCATAAATTCTGGAAGCGGAGATACGCCATGATCTGCAGTGAGCACCACGACACAATTTTCAAGGCCAATTTTTTTATCAACAAAGCCCAGCAAGTCATCGAGCTGCCGATCGAGGCGAATCACCACGTCTTGAACTTCTTGGCTCATCGGCCCAAAAGTGTGGCCGCAATAGTCGAGCGAAGAATACGAAACCGCAAGAACATCGGTGGCGGAGTCTTGGCCAAGCGCTTCATTTTCAATGATTTCTTTTGCGATTGCTGTTGTCATCGCATGGCCATACGGGCTAACCAAAAGCGCATCGAAGCGGTTGGAATTGCGAAGGCGTGGGTCTTTAATTTTCGACAAATCGTGAATTGTATGCGGAAAAGTTCGTTGCTGTTCGCCTGGAATGAAGCCTTCGCCATAAACATCATCGGCCATTGGATAGAATTTATCGGGCAAAAGCTTTCGCCATTCTTTTCCCAAGTAGCTTTCTGCAATGTTTTTATCGTTGAAATCGACAAGCCATTTTGGCAGTTGCTGCTGAGGGAAATAATAAGAACTTGAAATCCATTTTCCGCTGCCAGCATCGAACCAGTAAGCGGCATTGGGTTTGTGGCCGCCAAGCAAAATAGCGGCGCGATCTTTGAGCGCAACAGAAATAATTTTGCTCTGAGGATGAGAAATCTTTAGCCGATCGCCAACCGTGTTGACCAAAAGATTTGCCGGCGATCTTTTTCCTGCGCTTTTGCTACTTGCCTTTCCAACCGGCGATGCTTTTTCATCAGAGACGCAATAAATAAGCTCGCCGCTTTCGCGTTCCCGCCATTTATTTGTGACAATGCCACTATGCGACGGATACATGCCAGTTAAAATGGTGGCGTGCCCTGGGCCCGTGTTTGTTGCGCTGTGATCGTAGAAGCACTTTTCCATAAATGCGCCTTGTTTGCGCAACTTGCGAAATCCTCCAGAATGTTTCCCAACGGGCAAAAACATGTCTTCAAACCGATCGAGATAATCGTACCGAAACTGGTCAATGACAATGGTGAGAATAAGCTTTGGTTTTTGTTTTGGCTGATCAGTTTGGGCGACGAGAAATTTTGGAAGGAGAAACGACTGACAAACTAAAAATGTGAGGAGAAAGGTAAAACGTAGAGCTGTGAACAGTACTGATTTTCTCATAAAGTTGTCGGTTTAAAGTCCTAACTGCGTTATTCAATGGCTGCCCGACAAATGAAGGCAGCCATTTGCGTTACCGTTTAAACGTCCAGGCGGCGGACATATTTTGCGTTAGTTTCAATAAAAGCACGGCGCGGCTCAACCTGATCGCCCATCAGTGTGGAAAAGATTTTATCGGCTTCCATCGCGTTTTCGATGGTGACCATCAGCAAGGTTCTTTTTTCAGGATCCATGGTGGTGCTCCAAAGTTGATCAGCGTTCATTTCGCCCAATCCTTTGTAGCGCTGAATGCCATAATTTTCCTTGCCTTTGACTTCAAATTGCTTAAGGATGTCGTCGCGTTCGTCATCATCCCAGGCGTACCATTGCTGCTTTCCGCTTTTGATCAAATACAGCGGCGGCTGGGCGATAAAGACTCGGCCTCCTTCAACCAATCCGCGCATGTAGCGAAAGAAGAACGTGAGGAGAAGCGTGCGAATATGCGCGCCGTCCACATCGGCGTCGGTCATTAAAATAATCTTGCCGTAGCGCAGTCTTGACGCATCGAATTCATCTTCGCCGATGCTGGTGCCAAGTGCCATAATGAGCGTGCGGATTTCCTCGTTTTCAAGCATTTTATTGAGGCGCGCTTTTTCAACGTTCAGAATTTTTCCTTTGAGCGGCAAAATGGCTTGAAACCGGCGGTCGCGGCCTTGTTTGGCGCTGCCGCCCGCAGAATCGCCTTCCACAATGTAGAGTTCGCAGTGTTCCGGATCGTTGATGGAGCAATCGGCCAGTTTGCCAGGTAGCGAAGAGCTTTCGAGCGCCGATTTGCGTCGAGTCAAATCTTTGGCTTTCCGTGCCGCATCGCGGGCAATGGCGGCGCTAACGACTTTCTCGAGAATGATTTTGACTTCATTTGGATGCTGCTCGATATATTCAGCCAATTTTTCATTGACGATGCTTTCAACAATGCTCTGGGTTTCCGAGTTGCCAAGCTTGGTTTTGGTTTGGCCTTCAAATTGCGGCTCGGGCACTTTGACGGAAAGAATGGCCGTGAGCCCTTCGCGAAAATCTTCGCCCGTGAGGCTAATTTTCAAATTCTTGAAAAGATCATTTTTTTGCCCATAGTAGTTGAGCGTGCGGGTAAGCGCTTTGCGAAAGCCCGTGACATGCGTGCCGCCTTCATGCGTATTGATATTATTCACGTAGCTAAACGCATTTTCCTGATAGGAATCGTTGTATTGAAACGCGATTTCTACCACGGTCCCGTCTTTTTCGCCTTCGAAATAGATCGGTTCTTTAATCAATTTCAGGCGAGTGGAATCCATAAAAGTGACAAACTCTTGAATGCCCCCTTTAAAATGAAATTCGTCGCGCCGGCCATCGCGCTCATCTTCGATAACGATGGTCAAGTTTTTATTGAGATAGGCCAGTTCGCGCATCCGGTCGGCGAGCGTGTCGTAGCGAAACTCTCGGTTTTTGAAGATGCTTTCGTCTGGCAAAAAAGTCGTTTTTGTACCGTTTTCTGAAGTTGTTCCGATTACCGAAACGGGCGCTTTTGGAATGCCTTTTTCATAGCCTTGAAAGAAGATTTTTCCCTCGCGATACACTTCGACTTCGCACCACTCCGAAAGCGCATTGACCACCGACGCGCCCACGCCGTGCAAGCCGCCAGAAACTTTATAAGCGCCTTTGTCGAATTTTCCGCCCGCGCCGATAACGGTCATCACCAGCTGAAGCGCGGAGGTGTTTTTCTGCGGATGAATATCGGTTGGAATCCCGCGGCCTTTGTCGCGAACTAAAATGCTGCCGTTGGATTTAATCTGAACGAAAATATAATCGTTGTATCCGCCAAGGGCTTCATCTACGGAGTTATCAACTATTTCATAGACCAAATGGTGCAATCCGCGCACCCCAACATCTCCGATGTACATCGCTGGGCGGCGGCGCACATGCTCGATGCCATCAAGCACCTGAATGTTCGAGGCACCATACTCAAGACTCTTTTCAATCTCTTTTACTTCTTCTGACATAGAGTGTCAACCTGATAAATTACTGCCAAAAATTGCGGCAGGACAACTAATTGTAATTATGCGATATGAATCGGAAAATATACGAAAAATCTTGGAGAAAGCGGCTTGAGCTCTTTGCTGCTTGCCATGCCAAGGATTTACAAAGTAGGCATTGCTTTTTCACTTCCGAGAAAATTTTCTTTATCAAAAATTTTTCTTAGTATTCATTGCTTGTTCTTTGCAGCAGATTTGCTGGATCGAGCTGAAGTGAAGTTTTCGGTAGTTTCTTTATCCCTGAATGGATTAATCGGATTTTATTTGTAACAAAGAATCATGGCAAAAGTCATTTTGGATTTTGAAAAGCCGTTGGTTGAGCTTGAGGAAAAGCTGAACGAAATGCGGCGCTATTTGGTAAGTGGAGAAGAGAAAAATGGTGAAATTAGCAGTGAGCTGAGCCGCGAAATTCTAACTTTGGAGCAAAAAGTGGAAGATTTGCGCTTGTCGATCTACCGGAATCTGACTCGCTGGCAGCGAGTGCAGCTGGCTCGCCATCCCGAACGGCCATACACGCTCGATTATATTTACATGATGACAAGCGATTTTGCCGAGATGTCCGGCGATCGATTGTTCGGCGACGACAAAGCCATTGTTGGCGGATTTGCCAAATTAACGGATGATGAGCAGCGTTTTTCGAAAACGGTCATGATCATCGGCCATCAAAAAGGCCGCGACACAAAGTCCAATCTTTATCGCAATTTCGGCATGGCGCAGCCCGAAGGCTATCGCAAAGCCTTGCGCCTGATGAAACTCGCGGAAAAATTCAAAAAACCCATCATTACTTTAATCGATACGCCCGGCGCTTTTCCTGGCATTGAAGCCGAGGAACGCGGTCAAGCCGAAGCCATTGCCAAAAACCTGTTTGAAATGGCGCGCCTGAAAGTTCCAATTATTTGCGTCATTATCGGTGAAGGCGCAAGTGGTGGCGCAATTGGGATCGGTGTGGGAGATCGAATTTTGATGCTTGAGAATGCTTGGTATTCCGTTATTTCTCCTGAGAGCTGTTCCTCTATTTTGTGGAGAAGCTGGAATTTTAAAGAACAAGCGGCTGAGGCGCTGAAGCTAACCGCCTCAGACCTGATAGAACATGGCGTGATTGATCGCGTTATCGCTGAGCCCATTGGCGGCGCGCATCGCAATCCTGAACAGTCCGCCAAAACATTAAAGCAAATTCTCATCCAAGAGCTGAATCCTTTGTTGAAAATGGCCCCGAGCGAATTGGTTCAAGAACGAATCGAGAAGTTTTCTAAGATGGGAAGTTGGCACGAGGATTCGCCGGCAAGATAATGCGCGCCAATATTGAGCATTCAAAACAAATGGAGCAAAAAGTTTTTTCACACACTTTGCGTGTCAAATATGCCGACACCGACAAAATGCAATTCGTCTATTACGGGCGGTATTTCGAATATTTTGAAGCGGCGCGAAACGAGATGCTTCGCGAAATTGGATTTGAGTATAAATTGCTTGAGACGCTTGGTGTGATGCTGCCAGTAGTGGCAGCACATGCTGATTATTTTTCACCTGCCTACTACGACGATTTGCTGTTGATTGAATCGCGCATTCAAAAGCTTGAGAATGTTCGGCTGAGCATCTCTTATGAGCTTTTTGAAAAAGGTGCTCGTAAAAAATTGGTTCAGGGTTATACCACGCACGCGTTCATCAATCAAAATGGCCGCCCGACAAGGCCTCCAAAAGAACTTCTGCAAAAGCTGGAAAGTGCACGCTAATCAATTAGTGAGGAAATAAAGGAAGTTTAGCAAAATGCACATGGCCTGCCGCCAAAATGGCAAGTCATGTGCATTCCGTAGCCTGTTTTATACGGGGTCGCTCTCTTCAAGCGTAAAGCCGATTTTAATGGTGACTTGCCAATAAGCAACTTCGTTGTTTTCGATGTAGCCGCGTGTTTCAATTACTTCAAACCATCTCATGTTGCGAACGGTTTTGGCTGCTTTTGCAACGGCGCTTTTTACGGCATCTTCAATGCTAACAGAAGAGGAGCCGGTGAGTTCGATTTTCTTATAAATATGTGGCATGATAATAAGCCTCCTTGTTTTTTTGATGTTGAAAAAGAAAAGATACTAAAAATAAAAAACTTACGATTTCTTCTCAGGTTTTGTTTGTGTGAGCTTCATCAGCGATAGCAGTTGCTCTCGTGTGCCCAAGGCAATGAGCTGCGTATTTGCACTGATTTTATAACTTGAGCTTGGGATCTTATTTAACGCTCCCGTAGGAGATTTGCAAGCCAAAATTGTGACACCGGTTCGTTCGTGTAATTGCACTTCGCTGAGTGTTTTTCCAACCAACAACGAATCTGCTGGAATAACAACTTTTTCAAGCAAAAGTTCAAGTCCGCTAACATCGGAGACTTCATCCAAGAAATCGTCGATATCTGGGCGAACCAACATGGTGACCATACGCCGTCCAGCCAAGCGGTAAGGCAACATGACGCGGTTAGCGCCGGCACGCAAAAGTTTGACCTCCGATTCCTCATAATTGGCTCTGGAGACAATTAAAATGTCAGGCCGGATGCTTCTGGCTGTAAGCACAATAAATACATTGACGGCGTCGGAATTGGCGGCCACAATAACGCCGCGCGCGCTTTCAATTCCGGCTGCATATAAAACAGATTCATCTGAAGCGTCTCCTTTTAAGCAAAGGTAGCCATGCTCGCTAATGTCGTTATCTCTTTCTTCATCAGGATCGATGATCACGAACGAATGTCCCTCAGCTTCAAGCTCGCTGGCCACATGCTTGCCCACACGGCCATAGCCGCAAATAATATAATGATCTGAAAGTGTCTCAAACATTCTTTTTTGTTTCTGATATTCCCAATGCGCTCGCCACTCGCCTGAAAATAAATAGCTGATAATCGTGCTCAAGGTGTAGGCTGCCAATCCGCCGCCACCAACGATCAGCCCGATGGTAAAAAGGCGGCCTTCCGGCGAAAGCGTTTTGATTTCTCCAAAACCAACCGTGCTCAACGTAATCACCGCCATGTAGAGAGCATTGATAAAATCCATGTCTTCTATCCATCGGTAGCCCTCTGTTCCAATGACTAATAAAAAAATGATGACGGTAATAGAAATGAGCAACTGTCGTACCGCGCGTTGTTGCACATCCGATTTAAAAGGCCTCTTCTTTCTATCCATTACTTCGTTGCCTTAGCAAGCTGTAGCCAGTTTTTTCCGATTAAGGGGCAGTTGCAATCTGCGCTAAAAAAAGATAAAATAGTATTTTGGAGCATTTATGTTTCAAGGTATTTCTTCAACAAAGACCTCACAAAGAAAAGAACCTTTTCCCATTTATCTAAATAAATCAACCAACGTTTTCTTATGAGTAGCACGCTTGAAAACCAAATCTATCAAGCTGAAGAGCAGTTAAGGCTTGCAATGCTCCATTCTGATATCGCTATGTTGGATGCGCTTTTATCGCCAGAGCTTATTTTTACAAATCATCTTGGGCAACGGTTAGGAAAACACGATGACCTGGCGGCTCACAAGTCGGGTCTGGTTAAAATTAATGAAGTTGATTGTTCTGAACAACAAATCTTGACGTCAGAAAATATCGCGGTGGTTTCAGTGCGGATGAAAATATCGGGAAGCTATGACGGAACGCTTGCCAATGGTGATTTTCGGTTTACTCGAATTTGGGCAAAAAGAAAGGATAGCTGGCAAGTGATTTCGGCTCATTCGAGTCTTATTGCGTGAAGAATCGTGTTGCGTTCAGGGCAGCAAAATCAGTGCTGCCCTGAGCACAGGAGATGAGAAAAAATTCAAACGGATTATTTCAAACTAAAACTTCCTGATTTTTCTGCAGGAATTCTAACCGTGCCTAAAACGGGTAAGTCAAAATAAAATCCGGCTGTGAGCTGATAAGCGGCGGTGCGACTATTTTTCAAGCTCGAAAAAACGGCGTACAGATCAAGATATTGAATGGTTAAGGGGAGCTGTACATTCGATGTGGCGTTTGCCGCGACGGTTAAAGGGTCTTCTTGCTTGCCATTTACAAATGAATGCTGGTTGATGAGAAAATTATAATCAAAACTGCTAAGCGTAACCCCAAAGCTGTTCGGATTTTGGATTTTGATATCGAACACGAAATCTATGCCTACAAACGAGACACTTGAAATTTCTACATTTGCGATACTGATGGTCGGCTTTTTAGCAGTTGCGGTTTGCTGAGCGATTTTCTGAACCGTTTTGCAGCCATTTGCCAGGGGCATTACAAAAAATAGGAAGAGAAAAATTGATAGTGTTAGGCGAAAGTATTTGCCAGGTTTCATAGTTGCTCCTTCTTGTTTTTACTTGACAAGTTTTGAAATTTGCTTGAATTTTTCCCCTTGAGCAATGTGAAGTAATTCAAAGAGTGCCATTTCCGTGCCGGTTAAAACAGCGCCCGCGCTTTTCATTCGCTCCAAACCAAGCTGTTTATTGTGGGCACTTCTCGAGGACACAGCGTCGCTGACAATGTGGACTTCATAGCCAGCTGTAAGTAAATCCATGGTGGTTTGATAAACGCAAATATGCGTTTCGATGCCGCAAACCAAAAGCTGTTTGCGATGAAGCCCGCGAAGCACTTCGGAAAAATCAGGGTTGGCGCAGCAGCTAAAAGTAATTTTTTCAACGGGAGTCACTGCCGGCATGAGCGAAGAAAGCGCATCGATGGTGCGTCCAAGACCTTTGGGATATTGCTCGGTGAGGATGATCGGCATCTCTAAAATTTGTGCGCCTTGAATTAAGCGGGCAAGATTTTCAAACAGCGATTCTTTCTGGTGCATCAATTCGGCGAGTTTCCCCTGTACATCGATGACAACCAAGGCTGTATTATCTAAATCAAGCATGGTTTCTTAGTTATTTTTGT
Above is a window of Chloroherpeton thalassium ATCC 35110 DNA encoding:
- a CDS encoding potassium channel family protein, whose translation is MDRKKRPFKSDVQQRAVRQLLISITVIIFLLVIGTEGYRWIEDMDFINALYMAVITLSTVGFGEIKTLSPEGRLFTIGLIVGGGGLAAYTLSTIISYLFSGEWRAHWEYQKQKRMFETLSDHYIICGYGRVGKHVASELEAEGHSFVIIDPDEERDNDISEHGYLCLKGDASDESVLYAAGIESARGVIVAANSDAVNVFIVLTARSIRPDILIVSRANYEESEVKLLRAGANRVMLPYRLAGRRMVTMLVRPDIDDFLDEVSDVSGLELLLEKVVIPADSLLVGKTLSEVQLHERTGVTILACKSPTGALNKIPSSSYKISANTQLIALGTREQLLSLMKLTQTKPEKKS
- a CDS encoding nuclear transport factor 2 family protein produces the protein MSSTLENQIYQAEEQLRLAMLHSDIAMLDALLSPELIFTNHLGQRLGKHDDLAAHKSGLVKINEVDCSEQQILTSENIAVVSVRMKISGSYDGTLANGDFRFTRIWAKRKDSWQVISAHSSLIA
- a CDS encoding LEA type 2 family protein — its product is MKPGKYFRLTLSIFLFLFFVMPLANGCKTVQKIAQQTATAKKPTISIANVEISSVSFVGIDFVFDIKIQNPNSFGVTLSSFDYNFLINQHSFVNGKQEDPLTVAANATSNVQLPLTIQYLDLYAVFSSLKNSRTAAYQLTAGFYFDLPVLGTVRIPAEKSGSFSLK
- a CDS encoding hydrolase, coding for MLDLDNTALVVIDVQGKLAELMHQKESLFENLARLIQGAQILEMPIILTEQYPKGLGRTIDALSSLMPAVTPVEKITFSCCANPDFSEVLRGLHRKQLLVCGIETHICVYQTTMDLLTAGYEVHIVSDAVSSRSAHNKQLGLERMKSAGAVLTGTEMALFELLHIAQGEKFKQISKLVK